The DNA window CAGTGAGGGCATCACCGCCGGATCGAGCGGCGCTCCCCCAACGGGTCTGACGATCGACGAACACCTGGAACGGTCGCAACTCGCGCAGCGTCAGGCCGACAAATGGCTCATCTCCGGCAGCCTCCTGATCGGCACCGCGGCACTGGGCGTCTTCGGTTTGCCGCTGTTTCTCTGGGGAGTGCGGTTGCTGCGCAGGGCCCAGCGGGATGGCCTCTCCGTGCGGCCGATGCTGGTCACGTTGCTAGGCTATCTGGTCATCATCGACGCCGCCATCAACACGGTCGGATGGGCACTCGATTTGGTGGCGAGCCACACTCTGCTGGCCCGCGTGCTGCTCAACGGGTGGGGCAACATGTTCGACGCCGGATATTTCTGGCACTACAACGAGTTGTGGGTCGGCGGCGCGGCCGGCCCAGGCGAAAAGGCTTTGGAAGTCGGCCTCATCCTGACCGTCTTCACCATGCGCATCGCCGCGGCCATCGGCTTCCTGCAGATGAAACGTTGGGGCCATCAGTGGATGGTGGTCACCTGCTGGATGGGCGTCGTCATCTGGATCACCTACGTCTTCAACATGACCATGTTCGCCGACGTGCGCTTCGCCGGCGTCGTGCTGCCGGTCGTCGGCTGGTGGCTCTACGACATCTTCTACATCACCCCATTCCTCGCCATCCCCTACCTGCACACCGTCAACCGCGAACTGTTCTCGGACTGAAATGCGCGAGCCGAAATCCACTACGTCACTGAGGAAGTCACATCATGGGCTATCTATGGGAGATCCTTCGCTACGTCGCCGCATGGGGTGGCACCGGTCTGATCATCTGGTTCTGGTATTGGCTGTTCTCCAACATCGGGACGTTCTGAACCGAGGCCTCGATAGTCGGAACGCACGGAGTTTCGCCGATGGCTGACCAATCCTACGGACACGCGATGGCGCTGGAACGGGGATGCTCGGTGACAGCGGTCGCGCTGAGCGACCAACGTCGCGAGGGCGTCCGGCTGGTCACTGGCGACGGGCGCGGCTTCGGTCTGAACGCGGCGCTGACATTCGTTCATGTCCCCTACCCGTCCGTTTGGAGCCGCAGGACCCTGACCTGCGGTGTGGCCCTGCAATGTTCGCCCTCGAAAGAACGCGTCACCGAATACCGTCTCAACGAGCTGTCCGCTCGCGAGCTGTGCGCGCTCGCGCTGGTCGAGGCCGGCGTCGCCGTCGGCTGGATCGCCTCCCGGTGGCCCGGTCTGCTTCCCGGGATCCGGCGGGTGCTCCCCGAAGTCCACGCCGAAGCCGCCGACATGGCCGGCGTGGAAATGCTCAACCGGGCAATCGCATTGGCGGCCACGGGCCGGGAACTGCCCGTTCATCCGTTGCTGGGCTCGTTGCCGTCGGCGTACACGGTGCCGCACGGGTTGGCCGATAAGCTGCGACGCAGCTTCGGCAGGATGCCTTGGACCACAACGCAGAAGCGGCTGCCGCGGCCGTACTCGGTTCCGGTCGGCGGCGACGGGGGCGTCCGCAACCCCAACCTGCCGCCGCCCAGCCGGCCGCAGGACAACGATCTCGACGTCACGCCACAACACCGGCCCGGGATCCCCTATCCCGAATGGAACATGTGGACACAGCGATTCATGCGCGACCACGTCGCCGTCGTCGAGCACGCCGACGCCCGGCACGCCCGCCGGCCCGTGCCGGTGGCCGTCGATGTGCGCAAGTGGTTCGAAGAACACACCCACCGCTCGATGACGAACCGCCTCGAAGACGGCTCCGACCTCGATGTCGACCAGTACGTCAGCCATTACATCGACTTGGCGACCGGGGAGGCCAAGGAGCCGAAGGTGTTTCGCGACCTGCTGCCCAGCGGCCGCGACGTCACCACCGCCTTGCTGCTCGACGGCAGTTCATCGTTGGGCGTGCATGGCGGACGCGTCTTCCAGCTCGAATTGTCCTGTGCCGATGCGCTGTCGCGTGCCATGACGCTGGCACGCGAGCGTCACGGCGTCTTCGTCTTCACCGGCAACACCCGTCACCGAGTCGAAGTCCGCTGCCTGAAGGACTTCGAAGACCGTCGCTTCGTACCGCCGAGTGGGCTGGGCCTGTCCACCCGCGGATACACCAGACTCGGTGCGCCGCTGCGCCATTTGACGAGCAGGCTGCTGGCTCAGCCCTCGGAGCGCCGCCTCCTGATCGCCATCGGTGATGGCCTCATCTCCGACGAAGGCTACGAGGGTCGGTACGCCTGGGCCGATGCCGCGCACGCCGTCGAGGAGGCCAACGAGGCCGGGGTGTCGATGTACTACGTGGGCGTGGGACCGACCCGCGTCGACCCCCTCCCCGAGGTGTTCGGGCCGCGCCGGTCGCAACGGATCCGCCGCATCGAAGAGCTGCCCCGAGTATTGGCCCATGTCCATCGTGAACTGGTCGCCGCGTGAGCGCCGGCCTTCAGAGGAAGAGATGACAACCGAGACGTATTTCGCCAACGGCAACGAAGTTCAGCTGTTCGAGCAGGCCTTTCACCGGCGCATCCCGGTGATGCTCACCGGCCCGACCGGGTGCGGCAAGACCCGGTTCGTCGAGCACATGGGCTCCTTGCTGCAGCGGCCCGTGGTCACCATCAGCTGTCACGACGACCTCACCAGCTCCGATCTGGTCGGCCGCTTCATGGTGACCGGCGGCGATGTCGTCTGGACCGATGGCCCGCTGACCCGGGCCGTCAAGGCCGGCGCGATCTGCTATCTCGACGAAGTCGTCGAGGCCCGCCACGATTCCCTGGCCATCCTGCATTCGCTCACCGACCACCGGCGGTCGCTGTACCTCGATCGTGCCGGCGAGGTCGTGCGAGCACCCGACGGGTTCATGCTGGTGTGTTCGTACAATCCGGCGTACCGCAGCTCACTCAAGGAGCTCAAACCCTCTTTCCGCCAACGGTTCGCGACCCTGGCGATGCATTACCTGCCGCCCGACCGCGAGGCCGAGGTGATCGTCGCCGAATCCGGAATCCCGTTGGCCACCGCCAGGCGGCTCGTCGGATGCGCGGTCGCGATCCGCACCGCCGACCAAGCCTTCCACTTCGAGCCGCCGTCGACCAGGGTGCTGGTGACCGCGGCTCAGTTGATCGCCGCCGGCGCAACCGAATTGGATGCGGCCGACGCGTGCATACTCGCGCCGCTGAGCACCGACGGCGCGATCACCGACGGCCTGCGTGAAGTCGCGGCGGCCAGCCTGGGAACCTCGGACACATCCGCATCGAGCAGTTATTAGAAAGGAGCAACCGGCATGGACCGACAGGAGGAGAAGCGCAAGAGGGCGCTCATCGTCTTCCAGATCTTCATCTACGGCTACCTGCTGGCGATGTTCGGCATCCAGCTCTACATGTCGTTTGCACGGGGGTGGTGGGATCTGTGAACGTGCCTCTGCTGAAACGACGTTCGGACGGTGCACCGGCCGGTGCCGAGGGGTCGGTCAGCCTCGACGATCACCACGACGAATCCCGGCAGGCTCAACGGCACGCGGACAAGTGGATGATTGTCGGTGCCGCGCTGATGGGCATGTGGGCCCCGGGCCTGATCGGTTTTCCCATTTTCATGCGTGGGGTGTGGCTGCAGCGCCAGGCCCTGCGCGCCGGCCTGTCGGTCCGGCCCATGATCGTCACCCTGATCGGCTATCTGGTGCTGATCGATGGGATGCTCAACAGCCTGGGCTGGGCCCTGGATCTGGTCGCCAACCACACGTTGATCAACCGCGTGCTGATGGTCGGTTGGGGCAACATGTTCGACGCCGGCTATTTCTGGCATTACAACGAGCTGTGGATCGGGGGCGCGGCCGGACCGGGCGAGAAAGCGTACGTGGCCGGCCTGATCCTCACGGTCTTCTCCATGCGGGTGGCCGCGGCCATCGGATTCCTACAGATGAAGCGGTGGGGCCATCAGTGGATGGTCGTCACCTGCTGGATGGGCGTGGTGATCTGGTCGGCCTACGTGTTCAACATGACCATGTTCGCCGACGTGCGGTACGCCGGTGTCGTCTTCCCCGTCATCGGGTGGTGGCTCTACGACATCTTCTACATCACCCCGTTCCTCGCCATCCCCTATCTGCACACCGTCAATCGCGAAATCTTCTCCGACTAAAGGAGCAGTCCCATGGCTAGTCCCTCCATACCGTCAACCGCCGAAGACAAAGACCCGGCCGCCGATCTCGAGCCGGGGACCACGCCGTATTACGCGCGGATGCACAAGTGGATCAAGCGGGCCGTGTTGGTCTGCCTGGTGGCACTGGTGATTGAGGGTGCCTTCACGTTGCCGTTCATGGCCGTCTACTACGGATACCCGACGCTGAGCCTCACCCAGATCTGCAGTGAGCTGCTCAAGATCCGGTACTCCAACGACACGCTGGAGTGCAAGTACCCCTATCCGCCGTTCGGGCCGCCCGAGGGCGCCGAGGGCAAGGCCACCGCGCAGGACGTGTGGGGCATCCAACCGATACCGAAGTATCACCGGCTGGGGTTCCGCGAACTGGTCAAGATCCACAACGACAGGCTGGCCCGCCAAGCGGCCCAACAGCAGGCGGCGTCGCACCCGTGACGGGGCCGGCCCGTTGAACTGCCGGGTCGTTCAGTGGACGACGGGCAACGTCGGCAAGAGTTCGGTCAAAGCGATCGTCGCTAACCCGGGGCTGCGGCTCGTCGGATGTTATGCCTGGTCGTCGGAGAAGGCCGGACGCGATGTCGGCGAGCTGTGCGGGATCGCACCGCTTGGTATCAAGGCCACCAACGACGTTGAGGCGCTGCTCGCACTGCAGCCGGACTGCGTGGTCTACAACCCGATGTTCGCCGACGTCGACGAGCTGGTCCGCATCCTCGGCGCGGGCATCAACGTGGTGGGCACCGCCGGGTTCGTCACCGGCCACTTCCTCGGTGCCGGACGGGAACGCATCGCACAGGCCTGCCGCAACGGCGGGTCGTCCATCTTCGGCAGCGGCATCAACCCCGGTTTCATCCAGCTCTTCGCCATCGTGTCGGCAGGCCTGTCGGACCGGGTGGACAAGGTCTCGATGCTGGAATCCGTTGACACCACGATCTACAACTCGCCCGCAACCGAAATACCCATGGGCTTCGGCTATCCCATCGATCATCCGGATCTGGCGGCCATCACCGAGAAGGGCGCCGGCATCTTCCGCGACGGCGTTCTGTTGCTCGCCGATGCCCTGGGCGCCGAGCTCGACGACGTGCGCTGCGAAGTCGAATACGCCCAAACCACCGCGGACCTACACCTGCCCGGCGACTGGACGATCGCGAAGGGCTGCGTGGCCGGCGTGGACGTCCGCTGGATTGGTGTCGTCGCCGACCGGGACGTCATCGAGATCCGCGGGAGATGGCGCAAAGGCCAATCGCTGGACCCGGATTGGCCGCTGGACATGGGCTACACCATCGAAGTGCAGGGCCAACCCACGATCAAGACCACACTGAGCTTCCTGCCACCGCCGGATTTTCGAGGCGAGACGCTGGACGACTACATCATGCTGGGACTCACAATCACCGCAATGCCGGCGATCACCGCGATACCCGCCGTCGTCGCCGCGCCGCCCGGCATCGTCACCTACAACGATCTGCCGCTGCTACTTCCGCGCGGGGTCCTCAAAACCAGTTGACAAGAAAGCCGGCCCGCCCATGACTGCAAAGCAAGAATCCTCGCTGCATCACGTCGTGTTCGCCGTCGCACCGGAGCGGCATGCCAAGACGACACAGATGTTCAGCGATCTGGGATTCGTCTTCGAGCCCCTGCAACTGACCGAGCTCGGGCTGGACATTCACCTCGACTGGAATCGAGGCATCGAGTTGATCAGCCCAATCCCCGGCTCGTCCGGGGAGGTAGCCAGCTCGCTGAATGAGTTCCTCGAGCGTCACGGAGACGGGGTGTACACCGTGGTGATCGGAGTACCGGCAGCCGAGACGGCTGGCGCCGTCGCCGAACGCTACGGCGCCACAACGCGATTCCGGCAGCATTTTGAGGGCGAGGGCACCTATCTCGACGAGAACGATTTGTCGATCCTCGGCCTGCCGCTGACATTTCTGACGACCAATATCCCGTGATTGGAGAAGACATGGCCGAAGTTGTTGACCTGCAGGGAATTCCGGTGCTCGACTTGAACGATCTGCCGATGACGCTCGACCGCGGCGCCGGCTGGGCCACGCTGCGCGAAGCCGGCCCGGTGGTATTGAGCGACGGGTGGTACGCACTGACCCGACGCGAGGATGTACTCGCGGCGCTGCGCAACCCGAAGGTGTTCTCGTCCAAAAAGGCCTTCGAGGTGGTCGGCAGCCCGCTTCCGCTGGTGCCGGCGGCGTTCGATCCCCCTCAGCACACCCGGTTTCGGAGGATTCTGCAGCCGTTCTTCAGTCCGCACGCGCTCGCCGCGATCCTGCCGTCGATTCAGGCCCAGGCGATCGACATCATCGACTCGATCGCGCGGCGCGACGAGTGTGAGGTGATGGCCGATCTTGCGACGCCCTACCCGTCACAGGTGTTCCTGACCTTGTTCGGCCTGCCGCAGCGGGATCGCGAGCGGCTGATCGGGTGGAAGGACGCCATCATCGAGCTGAGCATTCCGAACGCGGCCGGTGAAACGCCGGACCTGACACCGGCACTGGAACTGTTCGCCTACCTCACCGAGGCCGTCGCCGAGCACCGGCGGAATCCGGGCGACGATGTTCTTTCGCAGGTGCTCGCCGGTGACGACGGGCTCACCGACGACGAGGCCCTCGGAATGGCGTTCTTCTTCGTCCTCGCGGGTCTGGACACCGTCACGTCGGCCATCGGGGCGGCCATGCTCGAACTGGCGCGCCGGCCCGAACTGCGCACGCGACTGCGGGAACAGCCGGAACAGATCGGCGTTTTCGTCGAGGAGGTCGTCCGCCTGGAGTCGTCGGCGCCGGTCGTCCCCCGGGTGACGACCGAAGAAGTGACGATCGCGGGCATCACACTGCCGGCCGGCTCTCGGGTGCGGCTCTGTCTGGGCGCGATCAACCGGGACGGCAGCGACGCGACATCCGGTGACGAGCTGGTGATGGACGGCAAGGTGCACAAGCACTGGGGCTTCGGTGGCGGTCCGCACCGCTGCGTGGGTTCGCATCTGGCCCGGATGGAAATGAACGTCGTGGTGACCGAATGGTTGACCCGGATACCGCATTTCGAACTTGCGCCGGGCTACCGGCCCGAGATCACCTGGCCGTCCCCGACCTGTACGCTGCCGCTCTTGCCGCTGCGGGTCCTGACAGCAGAGGCGTCATGACCGTCGATACGACAGCCCCCAGCGTCTTCGATGCCGGACTCCCGGCGCTGGACTACGACATCACCGAAACCGTGCACGACGTCGCCCCACGCATCCACGAGGCGCGCAAGCGGTCACCGATCGCCATCGGGCCGCTGGGACCCGAGGTGCTGGGCTACGAGCTCGCCCGCGGCATTCTCCGTGACCCCCGATTCGTGTTTCCGCCGGGCATGCACATGACGGCCCGCGGGATCACGTCCGGTCCGCTCTACGACAGGGTGCTGGGCACCATCCTGGGCATGGAAGGCGACGAACATCGGCGGTTACGCGGCCTGGTGTCAAAGGCTTTCACGCCGCGGGCATCCGGGCGCATGGGGCACACCATCGACGCGGTGATCAACGAGTTGATCGATCGGGTCGCCCCAGTTGGCCGAGTCGGCCGATGTGACTTCGTCACCGACATCGCCCGGCCTTATCCCATCCCGATCATCTGTGCGTTGTTGGGCGCCCCTCCCGAAGACTGGGAGCAGTTCTCCCTATGGGCGGAGGACATTTTCAAGATCGTGAGGTTTGACTCCGACCTCGTCAACGAGCAAGACGTTGTGATGCGGGCGTGGGATGAGTTCGACGCATACATCGACGACATGATCGCCGAGCGGCGCAGCCGGTTGACCGACGACCTGATCTCCGAATTGATTCGCGCCCAGGACGGCGGCGACCGGCTCAGCAACGCGGAGATGCGCATGCTGGCGTTCAGCATCCTGAGCGCCGGCACGGACACCACCCGAAATCAACTGGCCGCGGCCATGCACGCGCTGTGTGATCATCCCGAT is part of the Mycobacterium mantenii genome and encodes:
- a CDS encoding nitric oxide reductase activation protein NorD, producing the protein MADQSYGHAMALERGCSVTAVALSDQRREGVRLVTGDGRGFGLNAALTFVHVPYPSVWSRRTLTCGVALQCSPSKERVTEYRLNELSARELCALALVEAGVAVGWIASRWPGLLPGIRRVLPEVHAEAADMAGVEMLNRAIALAATGRELPVHPLLGSLPSAYTVPHGLADKLRRSFGRMPWTTTQKRLPRPYSVPVGGDGGVRNPNLPPPSRPQDNDLDVTPQHRPGIPYPEWNMWTQRFMRDHVAVVEHADARHARRPVPVAVDVRKWFEEHTHRSMTNRLEDGSDLDVDQYVSHYIDLATGEAKEPKVFRDLLPSGRDVTTALLLDGSSSLGVHGGRVFQLELSCADALSRAMTLARERHGVFVFTGNTRHRVEVRCLKDFEDRRFVPPSGLGLSTRGYTRLGAPLRHLTSRLLAQPSERRLLIAIGDGLISDEGYEGRYAWADAAHAVEEANEAGVSMYYVGVGPTRVDPLPEVFGPRRSQRIRRIEELPRVLAHVHRELVAA
- a CDS encoding CbbQ/NirQ/NorQ/GpvN family protein, whose protein sequence is MTTETYFANGNEVQLFEQAFHRRIPVMLTGPTGCGKTRFVEHMGSLLQRPVVTISCHDDLTSSDLVGRFMVTGGDVVWTDGPLTRAVKAGAICYLDEVVEARHDSLAILHSLTDHRRSLYLDRAGEVVRAPDGFMLVCSYNPAYRSSLKELKPSFRQRFATLAMHYLPPDREAEVIVAESGIPLATARRLVGCAVAIRTADQAFHFEPPSTRVLVTAAQLIAAGATELDAADACILAPLSTDGAITDGLREVAAASLGTSDTSASSSY
- a CDS encoding NAD(P)H-dependent amine dehydrogenase family protein yields the protein MNCRVVQWTTGNVGKSSVKAIVANPGLRLVGCYAWSSEKAGRDVGELCGIAPLGIKATNDVEALLALQPDCVVYNPMFADVDELVRILGAGINVVGTAGFVTGHFLGAGRERIAQACRNGGSSIFGSGINPGFIQLFAIVSAGLSDRVDKVSMLESVDTTIYNSPATEIPMGFGYPIDHPDLAAITEKGAGIFRDGVLLLADALGAELDDVRCEVEYAQTTADLHLPGDWTIAKGCVAGVDVRWIGVVADRDVIEIRGRWRKGQSLDPDWPLDMGYTIEVQGQPTIKTTLSFLPPPDFRGETLDDYIMLGLTITAMPAITAIPAVVAAPPGIVTYNDLPLLLPRGVLKTS
- a CDS encoding VOC family protein, whose product is MTAKQESSLHHVVFAVAPERHAKTTQMFSDLGFVFEPLQLTELGLDIHLDWNRGIELISPIPGSSGEVASSLNEFLERHGDGVYTVVIGVPAAETAGAVAERYGATTRFRQHFEGEGTYLDENDLSILGLPLTFLTTNIP
- a CDS encoding cytochrome P450, translating into MAEVVDLQGIPVLDLNDLPMTLDRGAGWATLREAGPVVLSDGWYALTRREDVLAALRNPKVFSSKKAFEVVGSPLPLVPAAFDPPQHTRFRRILQPFFSPHALAAILPSIQAQAIDIIDSIARRDECEVMADLATPYPSQVFLTLFGLPQRDRERLIGWKDAIIELSIPNAAGETPDLTPALELFAYLTEAVAEHRRNPGDDVLSQVLAGDDGLTDDEALGMAFFFVLAGLDTVTSAIGAAMLELARRPELRTRLREQPEQIGVFVEEVVRLESSAPVVPRVTTEEVTIAGITLPAGSRVRLCLGAINRDGSDATSGDELVMDGKVHKHWGFGGGPHRCVGSHLARMEMNVVVTEWLTRIPHFELAPGYRPEITWPSPTCTLPLLPLRVLTAEAS
- a CDS encoding cytochrome P450 yields the protein MTVDTTAPSVFDAGLPALDYDITETVHDVAPRIHEARKRSPIAIGPLGPEVLGYELARGILRDPRFVFPPGMHMTARGITSGPLYDRVLGTILGMEGDEHRRLRGLVSKAFTPRASGRMGHTIDAVINELIDRVAPVGRVGRCDFVTDIARPYPIPIICALLGAPPEDWEQFSLWAEDIFKIVRFDSDLVNEQDVVMRAWDEFDAYIDDMIAERRSRLTDDLISELIRAQDGGDRLSNAEMRMLAFSILSAGTDTTRNQLAAAMHALCDHPDQLALLRDNPDLAMRAVEECMRHSPAVCATLRTVLDDVRFAGYTFPAGTFISVNTYAANCDPEVYPHPELFDVYRVDPPPILTFGGGAHYCLGANLARVELAGALKILARRMTNPRRVATSAWKPMLGLSGPTNLEMEFD